One window of the Nothobranchius furzeri strain GRZ-AD chromosome 3, NfurGRZ-RIMD1, whole genome shotgun sequence genome contains the following:
- the LOC129166885 gene encoding uncharacterized protein gives MCVLYNARRVAGFIDSGFWVEKTGRDLEFFPQQFMGNCCGIFMLMYALCICTSSPPSFTEDEMPAIRLWWCIQLLERFGIEGHGQRFAFWTEEASLLLQGTLQPVFRVPKATSSKPSPSLIRPAEADRCLILELPERVLMDILEEVALHEGDTAIFKLALVCSMFRDLVSTEYFRRRAHFKWLHSEDFSVCTWSRFSEKYREQYFNMYSIEICLQCGDQYKHCPGGYVGRGKRGELRALYSEEMLPGYCSHFCSQMNS, from the exons ATGTGTGTTCTCTACAATGCCAGGAGAGTTGCAGGCTTCATTGACTCTGGATTCTGGGTGGAGAAAACAGGAAGAGACCTTGAG TTCTTTCCCCAGCAGTTCATGGGAAATTGCTGcggcatctttatgctgatg TATGCTCTCTGCATCTGCACCTCATCTCCACCATCTTTCACAGAG GACGAAATGCCAGCAATTCGCCTGTGGTGGTGTATTCAGCTGCTGGAGAGATTCGGCATTGAGGG GCATGGACAAAGATTTGCCTTCTGGACAGAAGAAGCATCCCTTCTCCTCCAGGGGACTCTCCAGCCTGTCTTCAGGGTACCAAAGGCAACTTCCTCCAAGCCTTCACCAAGTCTAATCAGACCG GCTGAGGCTGACAGGTGTCTTATACTGGAG TTACCAGAACGTGTCCTAATGGACATATTGGAAGAGGTTGCTCTTCATGAAGGGGATACAGCGATCTTCAAACTGGCTCTGGTGTGCTCCATGTTCAGAGACCTTGTGTCTACTGAATATTTCAGAAGACGAGCACACTTCAAGTGGCTTCACAGTGAGGACTtca GTGTTTGCACATGGAGCAGGTTCTCAGAAAAGTACAGAGAACAGTACTTTAATATGTATTCTATTGAGATCTGCCTTCAATGTGGAGACCAGTACAAACACTGCCCCGGAG gaTACGTTGGCAGAGGAAAAAGAGGAGAACTAAGGGCACTTTACTCGGAGGAGATGCTCCCAGGCTACTGCAGCCACTTTTGCAGCCAAATGAACAGttaa